CCACAGAAGTGGAGCTGGAGCATGAAACACAACTGGAATACAGTAGCAGAGAGTCCAGCCAAGTAGGATCCCAGCACCATCCGACCGCAGAGAGCAGGCGACATGACTGACGAATAGAGGAGTGGGTTACAAATGGCAGCATATCGGTCATAAGCCATGGCGGTCATGAGGCAAGACTCACTCAGCCCCATGGTGGAGAATATGAAATTCTGAATAACACAATCCACATAGGTGATAATTTGCCGCTTCTGGAAGAATTCGTAGAGCATCTTTGGGGCTGTGGAAGTCACATAGCAGATGTCCATGAAGGACAGGTTactgagaaagaagtacatgggggtgtggaggtgggagtccATCCTTATTAAGATGAGAAGCGACAGGTTCCAAGTCAGGGTCAAAATGTATATCACCAGGAACACGACAAAGAGCACTACTATGATTCTGGGAAAATCTGAGAATCCCAACAGGATAAAATGAGTGATCTCTGtgatatttcctcctccaatcaTTGGCTTGATGCTCCTAAACTCGAGAAGAGACAAGAGAATACATTGCCTACTCATGAAATGATAGCATTACAAGTCTCATATATACCATATTTTCCCCCCATTGAGCACTGGAAAAGTGGAAATGCTCCACTGTCCTAGGGCGAGACCCCAGCTTTTCATCTTGACTTGTCCAGAAATGCCTTCTCAGTGTTCaatggactacagagtccatggagttctccaggccagaatactggagtgggtagcctttccctactccagggagtcttcccaacccatagattgaacccaggtctcccacattgcaagcagattctttaacagctgagccagcagggaagcccaagaagagtgGATTGAGTAGCCTATcatttctccagcagatcttcccaacccaggaattgaactggtgtctctgcAGTTGcagaatttcaggcagattctttaccagctgagccccaagggaagccaaATTATTTTATGAGGTCTCACAAACATTAAAAGgcatattttttaattgactgaAGCTTTGAAATAAAGCACACTCTATCTCTGCCAAAGCAATTGAAATTTTGTGCTTGTGTATGATGAAGAAACCTTTGGTTAAAACAACAGGGATTTTAAAGACCTCTGATGATTTAATATATGTGACTGTtgctttataataataaaaggaaaagcagCATCATTTCAGGATAAATTTGAATTAGCCCTTCTTCCCATGATGGTCACCCATACGGGTTTTCAAAAATTTCTTCTTTGCTCATAAAAAATTACCCTGTTTATGGAGCTGGTGCAGCCCCCTGGATTCGGGGAGGCATGCCAAGGGTGCCCCAGATGGAGACCCTACGGTCATCTGATTTCCTGGACCCCAAATACAGAGGGACTAGCAGGCCGTGCAGATGCAACCCAGATGTTTTATCAagggtgctgtatagatggagaaatcttgaggctactctaaaaataagactgaaaatcagaatcaggaggcttaagtccaaatcctgagaacaccagagaactcctgactgcagggaacattaattgacaggagctcatcaaatgcctccatacctacactgaaaccaagcacctcCTAAGGGCCaaaaagttccagagcaagacgtaccatgcaaattctccagcaacacaggaacacagccctgagcttcaatatacaggctgcccgaACTCattccaaacccactgacatctcataactcattaccgGACACCTCATTGCACtcaagagaagaaatccagctccacccaccagaacaccaacacaaccTTCCCTTCCCAGGAAACCTCGACAAGCCACCCGTAAAACCCCACCCACactgaggaaacgccacaataaagagaactccacaaactgccagaatacagaaaggctaccccaaacacagcaatataaacaagatgaagagacagaggaatacccagcaggtaaaggaacaggataaatgcccaccagaccaaacaaaagagcaagagatagggaatctacctgataaagaattccgaataatgatagtcaaaatgatccaaaatcttgaaaacaaaatggaatcacagataaatagcctggagacaaggattgagaagatgcaagaaagatttaacaaggacctagaagaaataaaaaagagtcaatatatactgaataatgcaataaacgAGATCAAAAACACCCtagagggaacaaatagtagaataatggatgCAGAAGGTAGGATCAGTGAggtagaaaatagaatggtagaaataagtgattcagagaggaaaaaagaaaaacgaattaaaagaaatgagaacaatctcagagacctctgggacaatgttaaatgccccaacattcgaatcacaggagtcccagaagaagaagacaaaaagaaagaccatgagaaaatacttcaggagataatagttgaaaattttcctaaaatggggaaggaaataatcacccaagtccaagaaacccagacagttccaaacaggataaactcaaggcaaaacaccccaagacacatattaatcaaattaacaaagatcaaacacaaagaacaaatattaaaagcagcaagggaaaaaccacaaataacacacaaggggattcccataagagtaacagctgatctttcgatagaaactcttcaggccaggagggaatggcaggacatacttaaagtgatgaaagaaaataatctacagcccagattactgtactcagcaaggatctcattcaaatatgaaggagaaatcaaaagctttacagacaagcaaaagctgagagaattcagcaccaccaaaccagctctccaaaaaatgataaaggatcttctctagacaggaaacacagaaagtgtGTATAAAcatgaacccaaaacaataaagtaaatggcaacggaaTCATGCTTatgaataattaccttaaatgtaaatgggttgaatgccccaaccaaaagacaatgactggctgaatggataaaaagacccctatatatatagttgtctacaagagacccacatcaaaacaagggacacatacagactgaaagtgaaggtctggaaaaagatattccacgcaaatagagacaaaaagaaagcaggagtagcaatactcatatcagataaaattgactttaaaacaaaggctgtgaaaagagacaagggcactacataatgatcaaaggatcaatccaagaagaagatataacaatcataaatatatatgcacccaacataggagcaccaccatatgtaagacaaatgctaacaagtatgaaaggagaaattaacaataacacaataatagtaggacaCCTTAATGCCCcaatcacacctatggatagatcaactaaacagaagaTTAACAAgggaacacaaactttaaatgatacaatagaccagttagacctaattggtatctataggacttttcatcccaaaacaatgaatttcaacatttttctcagctcacacggaaccttctccaggataaatcacatcctgggccaaaaatctagccttggtaaattcaaaaacattgaaatcattccaaccatcttttctgaccacaacacagtaagattagacctcaattacaggagaaaaactattaaaaattccaacatatggaggctgaacaacacgctgctgaataaccaacaaatcacagaagaaatcaaaaaagaaatcaaaatatgcatagaaacaaatgaatatgaaaacacaacaacccaaaacctgtgggacactgtaaaagcaatgctaaggggaaagttcatagcaatataggcatacctcaagaatcaagaaaaaagtccaataaataacctaactctacacctaaagcagctagaataggaagaaatgaagaactccagggttagtagaaggaaataaatcttaaaaattagggcagaaataaatgcaaaagaaacaagggaccatagcaaaagtcaacaaagccaaaagctggttctttgaaaggataaataaaattgacaaaccattagccagactcaccaagaaacaaaaggagaaaaatcaaatcaataaaattacaaatgaaactggagagatcacaacagacaacacagaaatacaaaggatcataagagactactatcagcaattatatgccgataaaatggacaacttggaagaaatggacaaattcttagaaaaggacaactttccaaaactgatccaggaagaaatagaaaatcttaacagacacatcacaagcatggaaattgaaactgtaatcagaaatcttccagcaaacaaaagccccggtccagacagcttcacagttgaattctaccaaaaatttagagaagacctaACACCTATCctcctcaaactcttccagaaaattgcagaggaaggtaaagttccaaactcattctatgagaccaccatcaccctaataccaaaacctgaaaaagatgccacaaaaaaagaaaactactggccaatatcactgatgaacatagatgcaaaaatcctaataaaattctagcaatcagaatgcaacaacacgttaaaaagatcatacatcatgaccaagtggtctttatcccagggatgcaaagatttttcaatatccacaaatcaatcaatgtaatacaccacattaacaaattgaacaataaaagccatatgattatctcaatagatgcagagaaagcctttcataaaattcagcatccatttatgataaaaactctccagaaagcaagaatagaaggaacatacctcaacataataaaagctatatatgacaaacccacagcaaacattatcctcaatactgaaaaattgaaagcatttccacaaagtcaggaacaaaacaagggtgcccactttcactattactattcaacacagttttggaagttttggccacagaaatcagagcagaaaaagaaataaaaggaatccaaattggaaaagaagaagtaaaactctcactgtttgcaaatgacatgatcctctacatagaaaaccctaaagactccaccagaaaattactagagctaatcaatgaatatagtaaagctgAAGGACATAAAATCAACGCATAGAAaacccttgcattcctatacactaataatgagaaaatagagaaattaagggaaaaattccattcaccattgcaacgaaaagaataaaaacttaggaatatatctacctaaagaaacaaaagacctacatataaaaaactataaaacactggtgaaagaaatcaaagacaacactaatggatggagaaatataccgtgttcatggattggaagaatcaatatagtgaaaatgagtatacaacccaaagcaatctatagattcaatgcaatcccaatcaagctagcaacagtatttttcacagcgctagaacaaataatttcacaatctgtatggaaatacaaaaaccctaaccctaacctcaaatagccaaagaaatcttgagagaaaagaatggaactggaggaatcaacctgcctgacttcaggctctattaaaaagccacagtcattaagacagtatggtactgacacaaagacagaaatatagatcaattgaGCAAAACAGAaaccccagagataaatccatgcacctatgaacacctaggcaaaccattcaatatcacagtaatccaagtctatgtctcaaccagtaacactgaaaaagctgaagttgaatatttctatgcagacctacaagactttttagaactaacacccaaaaaagatgtccttttcactataggggactggaatgcaaaagtaggaagtcaagaaacacctgaggtaacaggcaaaattggccttggaatacagaatgaagcagggcaaaggctaatagagttttgccaagagaatgcactggtcatggcaaacaccctcttccaacaacacaagagaagactctacacatggacatcaccagatg
This portion of the Bos taurus isolate L1 Dominette 01449 registration number 42190680 breed Hereford chromosome 15, ARS-UCD2.0, whole genome shotgun sequence genome encodes:
- the OR5AN1N gene encoding olfactory receptor 5AN1 — encoded protein: MIGGGNITEITHFILLGFSDFPRIIVVLFVVFLVIYILTLTWNLSLLILIRMDSHLHTPMYFFLSNLSFMDICYVTSTAPKMLYEFFQKRQIITYVDCVIQNFIFSTMGLSESCLMTAMAYDRYAAICNPLLYSSVMSPALCGRMVLGSYLAGLSATVFQLCFMLQLHFCGPNVINHFFCDLPQLLVLSCTDTFFLHLLTVILTMIFGIVNVSVIMISYIYIVISIMKITTSSGRSKAFNTCASHLTAVTLFYTSGMFVYLSYSSGGSSSFDRFASFFYTVMIPMLNPLIYSLRNQEIKDALRRLQKKSRYC